In Ruminococcaceae bacterium BL-6, a genomic segment contains:
- a CDS encoding Peptidase M23, producing MQLSSSNEMVQEYATWGCRFLYVSGIQSVRILKRIRRRSIRFFTPVFHLAVILYARTAGRQIEKLKERIRVFRENFHRDGEHLKELTDQLTVPGARGRIQQAGLHFVIRKKLVCSVLNIAAPVLAAFALLGTVNYWKNMDYGLTLTYGGREIAAIQDETVFEKATEMVNQRMVYDTAATANIKISPVFALSAMDRTRYFAPSTLCDRIIQQSNGIIEEGSGLYVDGKLIGAVKSSADLTYILQNILNTARGSDLNTKVSFAQDVQTINGLFPTASIISAEEMNQKLTGTTQQTAAYTVQDGDTATAIAARYNLSLSELNRLNQNQVGDSLQIGMQVKVQTPETLLSVKAVRKETYQTALPYKTVTQKDDSQYTDYTKVTTEGKDGVQECTDEVTYVDGAEVSRKTLSKKVVTQAVDKKIVTGTKKRPKYSGAGESSGSLMWPVPSIHTITSYFAWRWGTMHTGIDISGGNSYGKTIVAADGGVVSYVRYSSSGYGNHLQINHGDGTATLYAHTSKILVSSGQRVSKGQPIALIGSTGDSTGAHLHFEVIKNGQKVNPLNYVSR from the coding sequence ATGCAGCTTTCCAGCTCCAATGAAATGGTTCAGGAATACGCAACATGGGGCTGTCGTTTTTTATACGTTTCAGGGATACAGTCGGTCCGGATTTTAAAAAGAATCCGGCGTCGGAGCATTCGTTTTTTTACACCGGTATTCCATCTTGCCGTCATTCTTTACGCGAGAACCGCCGGCCGGCAGATCGAAAAGCTGAAAGAGAGGATCCGCGTTTTCCGGGAGAATTTTCACCGCGACGGGGAGCATCTGAAAGAGTTGACCGATCAGCTGACCGTACCGGGGGCAAGGGGGCGGATCCAGCAGGCCGGCCTTCACTTTGTGATCCGGAAAAAGCTGGTCTGCTCCGTTTTGAATATCGCCGCTCCGGTTCTGGCGGCTTTTGCCCTTCTTGGAACCGTCAATTACTGGAAAAATATGGATTACGGCCTGACCTTGACTTACGGCGGCCGCGAAATTGCCGCCATTCAGGATGAAACCGTTTTTGAAAAAGCCACGGAAATGGTGAACCAGCGGATGGTTTACGATACCGCCGCGACGGCGAACATCAAGATCAGCCCGGTTTTTGCTCTTTCCGCCATGGACCGTACCCGGTATTTCGCCCCCAGCACCCTTTGCGACAGGATCATTCAACAATCCAACGGGATTATTGAAGAGGGAAGCGGGCTGTATGTGGATGGAAAACTGATCGGCGCCGTGAAAAGCAGCGCCGACCTGACCTATATTCTGCAGAATATCCTGAACACCGCCCGCGGCTCCGATCTGAACACCAAGGTATCGTTTGCGCAGGATGTCCAGACGATCAACGGGCTGTTCCCGACCGCCAGCATTATCAGCGCGGAGGAAATGAACCAAAAGCTGACCGGCACCACGCAGCAGACCGCGGCGTATACGGTGCAGGATGGCGATACGGCGACCGCTATTGCGGCGCGGTATAACCTTTCCCTTTCCGAACTGAACCGCCTTAACCAGAACCAGGTCGGCGATTCCCTTCAAATCGGCATGCAGGTGAAGGTTCAGACTCCCGAGACGCTGCTCAGCGTAAAGGCCGTCAGGAAAGAAACGTACCAGACCGCGCTTCCCTATAAAACGGTGACCCAGAAGGATGACAGCCAGTATACCGATTACACCAAAGTGACGACGGAGGGGAAGGACGGCGTTCAGGAGTGTACGGATGAAGTGACGTATGTCGACGGCGCCGAAGTGTCCCGCAAAACCCTGTCCAAAAAAGTGGTCACTCAGGCCGTTGACAAAAAGATCGTCACCGGCACGAAAAAGCGCCCCAAGTACAGCGGCGCGGGGGAAAGCAGCGGCTCTTTGATGTGGCCGGTGCCGTCCATCCACACGATCACCAGCTATTTTGCCTGGCGGTGGGGCACCATGCACACCGGCATCGACATTTCAGGCGGAAATTCCTATGGCAAAACCATTGTCGCGGCAGACGGCGGCGTCGTTTCCTATGTCCGGTACAGCTCCTCGGGCTACGGCAACCATCTTCAGATCAACCACGGGGACGGAACCGCCACGCTGTATGCCCATACAAGCAAGATCCTTGTCTCTTCGGGACAAAGGGTTTCAAAAGGTCAGCCGATTGCCCTGATTGGAAGTACGGGCGACTCGACCGGTGCGCATCTTCATTTCGAAGTGATCAAAAACGGACAGAAGGTCAATCCCTTGAACTATGTCAGCCGTTAA
- the luxS gene encoding S-ribosylhomocysteine lyase, with translation MMDKIASFCVDHDKLMPGIYLSRIDGDIVTYDIRMRRPNIPPFLPNPVMHTIEHLFATFARNSRFGDHVIYFGPMGCCTGFYFLVRNLKHEDAIALIRDIFSKISVYTGEIPGRAKKECGNYLEHDLTGAVEEAKRFLPVIEDWSPEKLKY, from the coding sequence ATGATGGACAAAATTGCCAGCTTTTGCGTGGATCACGATAAACTGATGCCAGGAATTTACCTTTCCCGGATCGACGGCGACATCGTCACCTATGACATCCGGATGCGCAGGCCGAACATCCCGCCTTTTCTGCCGAACCCGGTCATGCACACCATCGAGCACCTGTTCGCCACTTTCGCGCGCAATTCCCGGTTCGGGGATCACGTGATCTATTTCGGCCCGATGGGCTGCTGCACCGGCTTTTATTTTCTGGTGCGCAATCTGAAGCACGAGGATGCCATTGCGCTGATCCGCGATATCTTTTCCAAAATATCGGTCTATACCGGGGAAATCCCCGGCAGGGCCAAAAAAGAATGCGGGAATTATCTGGAACACGACCTTACGGGGGCCGTGGAGGAGGCCAAACGGTTTCTGCCCGTCATCGAGGATTGGAGCCCTGAAAAGCTGAAATATTGA